Proteins encoded within one genomic window of Acidicapsa ligni:
- a CDS encoding energy transducer TonB: MQTNSYAGRARFGLLPEPERNPASIVTSFIINGAILILLLVFGTVAHHELEARKLEKTEIVFPTTPPPEIKVKIPPPPKMPAPPKPQIVKLEPPKIIMPKLEAKPDVKLPMVKEAVNLPKVAAAKPAVVLAPQPKAALSAAAAPALTPQQHPSTQPVHFGDLNGVTPNPNANKPATVAALGNPYGGSQGKAEAPRGVVGSTGFGNGTRSGSSAGTMGKVASAGLPGGTGTASNGGSGSQGKVASAGIPGLSAASNTPAAAAVAEAKTTPPVLLSHAAPQYTDEARQLKIQGDVVLRVTITTTGQMLVHNVIRGLGHGLDEAATRSATSYKFQPATKNGQPVDYTTNIIIKFQTA; encoded by the coding sequence ATGCAAACAAATTCCTATGCTGGACGGGCACGCTTTGGATTACTTCCGGAACCGGAACGTAACCCTGCGTCGATCGTTACTAGTTTCATCATTAACGGCGCGATACTGATTCTTCTGCTTGTGTTCGGCACGGTTGCACACCACGAACTTGAGGCGCGGAAGCTGGAGAAGACGGAGATTGTATTTCCGACTACTCCTCCGCCGGAGATCAAGGTGAAGATACCTCCTCCGCCGAAGATGCCTGCGCCGCCCAAGCCGCAGATCGTGAAGCTCGAACCGCCCAAGATTATCATGCCCAAGCTGGAAGCTAAGCCAGACGTGAAGTTGCCAATGGTGAAGGAAGCGGTCAACCTTCCGAAGGTGGCTGCGGCCAAGCCTGCGGTGGTGCTTGCTCCTCAACCGAAGGCGGCGCTATCGGCGGCGGCAGCTCCAGCATTGACTCCGCAACAGCATCCCTCGACGCAGCCTGTGCATTTCGGTGATTTGAATGGCGTTACGCCAAACCCGAATGCCAACAAGCCGGCGACGGTGGCCGCGCTGGGCAATCCTTATGGTGGTTCGCAGGGTAAGGCAGAGGCACCTCGTGGCGTTGTTGGTTCCACCGGCTTCGGAAACGGCACTCGATCCGGATCGAGTGCAGGTACGATGGGCAAGGTAGCTTCGGCAGGACTTCCAGGGGGAACAGGCACGGCTTCCAATGGCGGTTCCGGCAGTCAGGGCAAGGTAGCTTCGGCAGGAATTCCGGGGTTGTCGGCTGCTTCAAATACCCCAGCTGCTGCGGCGGTGGCAGAGGCCAAGACGACTCCTCCAGTGCTGTTGAGCCATGCGGCTCCACAGTATACGGATGAGGCCCGCCAACTCAAGATTCAAGGGGATGTTGTTCTTCGGGTCACAATTACGACGACGGGACAGATGCTGGTGCACAACGTGATTCGCGGTCTTGGGCACGGGTTGGATGAGGCCGCAACGCGGTCTGCGACGAGCTATAAATTCCAGCCGGCAACCAAGAATGGACAACCCGTGGACTACACGACGAACATCATCATCAAGTTCCAGACCGCTTAG
- a CDS encoding porin family protein has product MNKNKLSIALLLLILLSAGSASAHAQVVPSAFHNPISLNVGAIGSVFSPDYGPNKLAGFGAFVDLNVFHGIGVEGEGRWLRFNQFENINQDNYLVGPRVKLHPLWRLQPYGKVLGGTSHMIFQDHVFSGHFTTVAFGGGVDIHVRRKWTLRAIDYEYQYWPNFFGTHLSPNGVSAGVSYRIF; this is encoded by the coding sequence ATGAATAAAAACAAACTCTCCATTGCTCTTTTGCTTCTCATTCTGTTGAGCGCGGGTTCGGCTTCTGCTCATGCACAGGTTGTCCCATCGGCTTTTCATAACCCCATATCCTTGAATGTGGGCGCGATCGGTTCGGTGTTTTCACCCGACTACGGTCCGAATAAGCTGGCCGGATTTGGCGCTTTTGTGGATTTGAATGTCTTCCACGGCATTGGCGTCGAGGGCGAAGGGCGCTGGCTGCGTTTTAACCAGTTCGAGAATATCAACCAGGACAACTACCTGGTTGGACCGCGGGTGAAGCTGCATCCGCTCTGGCGACTACAGCCCTATGGGAAAGTGCTGGGCGGTACTTCGCATATGATTTTTCAGGATCATGTATTCAGCGGACACTTTACTACGGTTGCGTTCGGCGGCGGGGTGGATATTCATGTGCGGCGCAAGTGGACGCTGCGCGCGATCGATTATGAATACCAGTACTGGCCTAACTTTTTTGGAACGCACCTGTCTCCCAATGGGGTGAGCGCGGGCGTCAGTTATCGAATCTTCTAA
- a CDS encoding BrnT family toxin: MDFEWDPQKAEANLRKHSVSFAFATNVFLDPHRIERIEDAENYGEIRESVIGRHGEFILVVIYTMRQAVIRIISARRATRHEHNQYWND, translated from the coding sequence GTGGACTTCGAGTGGGATCCCCAGAAAGCCGAAGCCAACCTGCGCAAACACAGTGTGAGTTTCGCATTTGCCACAAATGTCTTTTTAGATCCGCATCGCATCGAGCGAATCGAAGATGCAGAGAACTATGGCGAGATTCGAGAATCAGTCATTGGACGGCATGGCGAGTTTATCCTCGTCGTCATCTATACCATGCGGCAGGCAGTTATCCGCATCATCTCAGCAAGGAGGGCGACACGACATGAGCACAACCAATATTGGAATGACTAA
- a CDS encoding BrnA antitoxin family protein: protein MSTTNIGMTKFRLDPENPPTMAEEQLQALRDLRDEDIDLSDIPDQSGKTGWRRASQPVMALIPEENKQQITLRLDAEVLAFFKSTGKRYQSRINAALREYMNSHSTEIKSR from the coding sequence ATGAGCACAACCAATATTGGAATGACTAAATTCAGGCTCGATCCAGAAAATCCTCCCACAATGGCTGAAGAGCAGCTTCAAGCCCTGCGTGATCTCCGTGACGAAGATATAGACCTGAGTGACATCCCCGATCAGAGCGGCAAGACTGGTTGGCGGCGTGCCTCCCAGCCTGTGATGGCCCTTATCCCTGAAGAAAACAAGCAACAAATCACCCTGCGTCTTGACGCCGAAGTCTTGGCTTTCTTCAAGAGCACGGGCAAGCGTTATCAGAGCCGCATCAACGCCGCCTTGCGCGAATACATGAACTCCCACAGCACGGAAATTAAATCCCGCTAG
- a CDS encoding DinB family protein, whose protein sequence is MEIHERQLVLDQLDSSEARLLELVRELTPEQWSFREAPERWSIAENIEHVIAFENFIMGVIADVMARPAELDKKAFAAEKEPLVLGLANARDVKFNAREVVRPVRRWLDTEEMVAELRKTRARTVAFVAETQAPLRDHFFPHVAFGDLDCYQWLVVMAQHGARHAAQIEEIKADPVYPVWHLARHPD, encoded by the coding sequence ATGGAAATACATGAGCGGCAACTGGTGCTGGATCAGTTGGATTCGAGTGAGGCGCGGCTGCTGGAGCTGGTGCGGGAACTGACTCCTGAGCAGTGGAGCTTTCGGGAAGCGCCGGAGCGGTGGTCCATTGCGGAGAATATCGAGCATGTCATTGCGTTTGAGAACTTCATCATGGGAGTGATCGCGGATGTGATGGCAAGACCGGCGGAGTTGGATAAGAAGGCGTTTGCGGCGGAGAAAGAGCCGCTGGTGCTGGGGCTGGCGAATGCTCGCGATGTGAAGTTCAATGCCCGGGAGGTTGTTCGGCCGGTGAGGCGATGGCTGGATACGGAGGAAATGGTCGCCGAGCTGCGAAAGACGCGGGCGCGGACTGTGGCTTTTGTGGCGGAGACACAGGCGCCTCTTCGCGATCACTTCTTTCCGCATGTCGCGTTTGGAGATCTTGATTGCTACCAGTGGCTGGTGGTGATGGCGCAGCATGGGGCGCGTCATGCTGCGCAGATTGAGGAGATCAAGGCCGATCCGGTGTATCCGGTTTGGCATCTGGCTCGGCATCCGGATTGA
- the galE gene encoding UDP-glucose 4-epimerase GalE: MKIMVTGGAGYVGGTVAGLLAQQGHSVVVVDNLCHAQRNQVPAGVEFVEADIADRARIEGLFRDATAVNASFDGVLHFAALIEAGESMQKPEIYFRNNTASTLALLEAILACGPKRIVFSSTAAVYGEPEAVPIPETAKLKPTNPYGESKLLVEYMLEWFHRIHGLRSASLRYFNVAGAPEVGGHGTGKIIRGEAHEPESHIIPLVLDVALGRRSSIKIFGDDYPTKDGTCVRDYVHVADLADAHLLALAALETPLAAEQRLIYNLGNGAGFTVKEVVESARRVTGHPIPVELCPRRAGDPAFLIATSEKAIAELNWKPNYTQIDDIIRTAWLWHQIRHSK, encoded by the coding sequence ATGAAGATCATGGTCACCGGTGGAGCAGGATACGTAGGCGGTACCGTTGCGGGACTACTCGCGCAGCAGGGCCACAGTGTTGTCGTCGTGGATAACCTTTGCCATGCCCAACGGAATCAAGTACCTGCAGGCGTGGAATTCGTCGAAGCAGATATCGCCGACCGCGCCCGCATCGAAGGCCTCTTTCGCGATGCAACGGCTGTAAACGCTTCCTTCGACGGCGTGCTTCACTTCGCCGCCCTCATCGAAGCAGGCGAATCCATGCAGAAGCCAGAAATCTACTTTCGCAATAACACCGCCTCCACCCTGGCATTGCTGGAAGCTATCCTCGCCTGCGGTCCAAAACGCATCGTCTTCAGCTCCACCGCCGCCGTTTACGGCGAGCCAGAAGCCGTTCCCATTCCCGAAACCGCCAAGCTCAAGCCCACCAATCCCTATGGCGAATCCAAGCTCCTCGTCGAATACATGCTGGAGTGGTTCCACCGGATCCATGGCCTTCGCTCTGCCTCCCTGCGCTATTTCAACGTCGCCGGAGCACCCGAAGTAGGCGGTCACGGAACCGGCAAAATCATCCGCGGCGAAGCCCACGAACCCGAGTCCCACATCATCCCGCTTGTGTTGGACGTAGCGCTCGGCCGTCGTAGCTCCATTAAAATCTTCGGCGACGACTATCCCACCAAGGACGGCACCTGTGTCCGCGACTATGTTCACGTAGCCGACCTGGCGGACGCCCACCTGCTCGCTCTCGCCGCCCTCGAAACACCCCTCGCCGCCGAGCAGCGCCTCATCTATAACCTCGGCAACGGCGCCGGATTTACCGTCAAGGAAGTTGTCGAGTCCGCCCGCCGCGTCACCGGCCACCCCATTCCAGTCGAGCTCTGCCCCCGCCGCGCAGGCGACCCAGCCTTCCTGATCGCCACCTCAGAAAAAGCCATAGCCGAACTCAACTGGAAGCCGAATTACACCCAGATCGACGACATCATCCGCACCGCCTGGCTCTGGCACCAGATCCGCCACAGCAAATAA
- a CDS encoding M48 family metalloprotease, translating to MKFRKISLPILMFTLGLNLAYAKKEPKYQQAHELTPEQSALVEKAIGREKVVIKNIQERTPLVETYIQEMKPDVHLYQVPTGDTYMLSRVDFRKAFVDKTYATRATKGSGFFKGSLGALGNIGKALRLSGGETFNTQGFMQMMFLDPTGFDQQHYVFSYVRREFLGSVRTWEFDVHPKVGGTGRFTGRVWIEDQDGNVVRFNGTYTESTREDSSKEYFHFDSWRMNMQPDLWLPVAIYVEESQRVEGGKTVGLRAQTHFWGYSLTLPTRESENVSVQVEGAVDQSADSQDMTPLQASRAWVSQAENNVIDRLVQAGLLAPPSDFDKTLEQIVVNLAVPNNLNFPDPVHCRILLTTTVEATTVGNTILLSKGLIDTLPNEESIAAVVAFQLAHVALGHHIDTRYAFNDRLLFPDESSFQRIKMYHTDADNAEAAKKANEYMQASMYKDRIPNAGLYLTQLATLGKELKQLNSPKLGDSMLKADGTPWLYEIEKTAPKLNQDDLTQVAAFPLGSWLKTDPWDDKQHMLNAKRYAPMNARDKMPLEVTPIYYKLQRYEDAQKAPAGTAPTGAPAPTGAPAPADAPAPAGTPAPTAQN from the coding sequence ATGAAGTTTCGGAAGATCTCCCTCCCCATCCTGATGTTTACTCTGGGTCTCAATCTGGCATATGCCAAGAAGGAGCCCAAGTATCAACAGGCGCATGAGCTTACGCCCGAACAGTCCGCATTGGTCGAAAAGGCAATAGGCCGCGAGAAGGTCGTTATCAAGAACATCCAGGAGCGGACTCCGCTGGTGGAGACCTACATCCAGGAAATGAAGCCGGATGTGCATCTTTACCAGGTGCCGACCGGGGATACTTATATGCTGAGCCGGGTCGACTTCCGCAAGGCGTTTGTCGACAAGACTTATGCAACCCGTGCGACGAAGGGATCCGGATTTTTCAAGGGGTCGCTTGGCGCGCTGGGAAATATCGGCAAGGCGCTGCGTTTGAGCGGTGGTGAAACGTTCAATACACAGGGCTTCATGCAGATGATGTTCCTGGACCCGACCGGATTCGATCAGCAGCACTATGTGTTCAGCTATGTTCGCCGCGAGTTTCTGGGCAGCGTCCGCACATGGGAATTTGACGTTCATCCCAAGGTTGGCGGAACGGGCCGCTTTACGGGTCGCGTCTGGATTGAGGATCAGGACGGCAACGTTGTCCGCTTCAACGGAACCTATACAGAGAGCACGCGCGAAGATAGCTCCAAGGAATATTTTCACTTCGATAGCTGGCGCATGAATATGCAGCCCGATCTCTGGCTGCCAGTGGCTATCTACGTGGAAGAGTCGCAGCGCGTTGAAGGCGGCAAGACGGTTGGATTGCGCGCACAGACTCACTTCTGGGGCTATTCGCTGACACTGCCGACGCGTGAAAGCGAGAACGTTTCGGTGCAGGTGGAAGGCGCCGTGGATCAGAGCGCGGATTCGCAGGATATGACTCCGCTGCAGGCTTCGCGTGCGTGGGTTTCGCAGGCGGAGAATAACGTGATCGACCGGTTGGTGCAGGCTGGATTGCTGGCTCCGCCGAGCGACTTTGACAAGACGTTGGAGCAGATTGTCGTGAACCTCGCGGTGCCGAACAATCTCAACTTCCCTGACCCGGTTCACTGCCGTATTTTGCTGACGACTACGGTGGAAGCAACGACGGTGGGCAACACCATCCTGCTGAGCAAGGGCTTGATCGACACGCTGCCGAATGAAGAGTCGATTGCTGCGGTCGTTGCATTCCAACTGGCGCACGTTGCGCTCGGCCACCACATCGATACGCGTTATGCGTTCAATGACCGGCTGCTCTTCCCGGATGAGTCTTCTTTCCAGCGCATCAAGATGTATCACACGGATGCAGATAACGCTGAAGCGGCGAAGAAGGCAAACGAGTACATGCAGGCTTCGATGTACAAGGACCGGATTCCCAATGCGGGCCTCTACCTGACGCAGTTGGCGACATTGGGCAAGGAGCTGAAGCAGTTGAACTCGCCGAAGCTGGGCGACTCGATGCTGAAGGCCGATGGCACTCCCTGGCTGTATGAGATCGAAAAAACTGCTCCGAAGCTGAACCAGGATGACTTGACGCAGGTTGCGGCATTCCCCCTGGGTAGCTGGCTCAAGACGGATCCGTGGGACGACAAGCAGCATATGCTGAACGCGAAGCGGTATGCGCCGATGAATGCCCGCGACAAGATGCCGCTGGAAGTGACCCCGATCTACTACAAGCTGCAGCGATACGAGGATGCGCAGAAGGCTCCGGCGGGAACTGCTCCGACTGGCGCACCAGCACCCACGGGCGCTCCGGCTCCGGCGGATGCTCCGGCGCCGGCGGGAACGCCTGCTCCGACTGCACAAAACTAA